The Acinonyx jubatus isolate Ajub_Pintada_27869175 chromosome D1, VMU_Ajub_asm_v1.0, whole genome shotgun sequence genome includes a window with the following:
- the RPS3 gene encoding 40S ribosomal protein S3, giving the protein MAVQISKKRKFVADGIFKAELNEFLTRELAEDGYSGVEVRVTPTRTEIIILATRTQNVLGEKGRRIRELTAVVQKRFGFPEGSVELYAEKVATRGLCAIAQAESLRYKLLGGLAVRRACYGVLRFIMESGAKGCEVVVSGKLRGQRAKSMKFVDGLMIHSGDPVNYYVDTAVRHVLLRQGVLGIKVKIMLPWDPSGKIGPKKPLPDHVSIVEPKDEILPTTPISEQKGGKPEPPAMPQPVPTA; this is encoded by the exons ATGGCGGTGCAAATTTCCAAGAAGAGGAAG TTTGTCGCTGATGGCATCTTCAAAGCCGAACTGAACGAGTTTCTCACGCGGGAGCTGGCTGAAGATGGCTACTCTGGGGTTGAGGTCCGAGTTACACCAACCAGGACAGAAATCATCATCTTGGCCACCAG GACGCAGAATGTTCTGGGTGAGAAGGGCCGGCGGATCCGAGAATTGACCGCTGTGGTTCAGAAGAGATTTGGTTTTCCTGAGGGCAGTGTAGAG CTTTATGCTGAAAAAGTGGCCACAAGAGGTCTGTGTGCTATTGCCCAGGCAGAGTCTCTGCGTTACAAACTCCTAGGAGGCCTCGCTGTGCGGAG GGCCTGCTATGGTGTGCTGCGGTTCATCATGGAGAGTGGGGCCAAAGGCTGTGAGGTCGTGGTGTCTGGGAAACTCCGAGGACAGAGGGCTAAATCCATGAAGTTTGTGGATGGCCTGATGATTCACAGTGGGGACCCTGTTAACTACTATGTTGATACTGCTGTGCGCCATGTGCTGCTCAGACAGG GTGTGCTGGGCATCAAAGTGAAGATCATGCTTCCCTGGGACCCAAGTGGTAAGATTGGCCCTAAGAAGCCCCTGCCAGATCATGTGAGCATTGTGGAACCCAAAGATGAGatccttcccaccacccccatctCAGAACAGAAAGGTGGGAAACCCGAGCCGCCTGCCATGCCTCAACCAGTACCCACAGCATAA